A genomic region of Micromonospora sp. NBC_01796 contains the following coding sequences:
- a CDS encoding sugar ABC transporter substrate-binding protein: MKARRTLAGLTGLIVVGLGLTACGADEGGSGGAGSSLDVLVQANSIYPEQQRKWFSDVSAKFAAETGVTVRFETFASPNDELTKIQTSVLSGQGPDIYSLGTTFTPTAYATGAFVEFTDDDWAKIGGRDKFLPATLGISGPEPGKEVGVPFASRPFVMAYNKELLAAAGIDKPAESWDGLREQAKRLSTGGRYGLAVAYADSFDPWKFIWAMDVQAGNPLVTGGTLRLDDPTTLAAYRSYLGWLATDKVVDPASVGWKNAQAIAAFAAGKAAFLPMVSATSKVTLDASAVAGKYAYAIMPTVPPGASAVAASGRPATSILSGDNLVVAKYSKNKDNALKLIKLLTDPEMQGTYYKTFGELPTNTEAAGALSGDPALAALVESSSKAVGTPFSGAWSQIQLALVNVVVQSIPTLSAGRIDEAKLRSLLAEAQKTGQAALDKAK, from the coding sequence ATGAAAGCGCGACGAACTCTGGCCGGGCTGACCGGTCTGATCGTGGTCGGGCTCGGCCTGACCGCCTGCGGCGCCGACGAGGGCGGTTCGGGCGGGGCCGGATCCAGCCTGGACGTCCTGGTCCAGGCGAACTCGATCTACCCCGAGCAGCAGCGGAAGTGGTTCTCCGACGTCTCCGCGAAGTTCGCGGCGGAGACCGGGGTGACCGTACGGTTCGAGACGTTCGCCTCCCCGAACGACGAGCTGACGAAGATCCAGACCTCGGTCCTGTCCGGCCAGGGACCGGACATCTACTCCCTCGGCACCACCTTCACCCCGACCGCGTACGCGACCGGCGCGTTCGTCGAGTTCACCGACGACGACTGGGCGAAGATCGGTGGACGGGACAAGTTCCTCCCGGCCACCCTCGGCATCTCCGGACCCGAGCCGGGCAAGGAGGTCGGGGTACCGTTCGCCAGCCGGCCGTTCGTCATGGCGTACAACAAGGAGTTGCTGGCCGCAGCCGGCATCGACAAGCCCGCCGAGAGCTGGGACGGGCTGCGCGAGCAGGCCAAACGGCTCTCCACCGGTGGCCGGTACGGTCTCGCGGTCGCGTACGCCGACTCGTTCGACCCGTGGAAGTTCATCTGGGCGATGGACGTGCAGGCGGGCAACCCCCTGGTCACCGGTGGCACGCTCCGGCTGGACGACCCGACCACGCTGGCCGCGTACCGCAGTTACCTCGGTTGGCTGGCGACCGACAAGGTGGTCGACCCGGCCTCGGTCGGCTGGAAGAACGCGCAGGCCATCGCCGCCTTCGCGGCCGGCAAGGCGGCGTTCCTGCCGATGGTGTCGGCCACCTCGAAGGTGACCCTGGACGCCTCCGCCGTCGCCGGGAAGTACGCGTACGCGATCATGCCGACCGTGCCGCCCGGCGCGTCGGCGGTGGCGGCGTCGGGGCGACCGGCGACGAGCATCCTCTCCGGGGACAACCTGGTGGTGGCGAAGTACAGCAAGAACAAGGACAACGCCCTCAAGCTGATCAAGCTCCTGACCGACCCGGAGATGCAGGGCACGTACTACAAGACGTTCGGTGAGCTGCCGACCAACACCGAGGCGGCGGGCGCCCTCAGCGGCGACCCGGCGCTCGCCGCACTGGTCGAGTCGTCGTCCAAGGCGGTCGGTACGCCGTTCAGCGGCGCCTGGAGCCAGATCCAGCTCGCACTGGTCAACGTGGTGGTCCAGTCGATCCCCACCCTGTCCGCCGGCCGGATCGACGAGGCCAAGCTGCGGTCGCTGCTCGCCGAGGCGCAGAAGACCGGGCAGGCAGCGCTGGACAAGGCCAAGTGA
- a CDS encoding carbohydrate ABC transporter permease produces the protein MTTAAPPGADQPTPAPGPVRAPAPVHRQPTRARRTRQRHRPLWMLIPGGLLTLVVIVVPLLTAGYISLLDLDQYSIRQWVGAPFVALDNYVEAVSASHLPHAIGVSLGYALLATVLTLPLGVAAALATHDRFRGRALVRSIFLIPYVLPAFVVGTVWRIILQPDGVANAALGQLGFAPGLWLNGPRSFWALVIVQVWTAWPLVYLLAVSGLHTVDPVVHEAAALDGAGWWAKLRYVIGPYLRGPVSLALVISFLHHVNNFTLPFVLFGVPAPRDVEVLPVLTYVESFQNFRFGLSAAMAVLSLVLVAIPIAVYLRAVRLDTGDEGRTP, from the coding sequence GTGACCACGGCGGCCCCGCCCGGCGCGGACCAGCCGACGCCCGCGCCCGGCCCGGTCCGCGCGCCCGCCCCGGTCCACCGCCAGCCGACCCGGGCCCGGCGTACGCGGCAACGCCACCGTCCGCTCTGGATGCTGATCCCCGGTGGGCTGCTGACCCTCGTGGTGATCGTCGTCCCGCTGCTCACCGCCGGCTACATCTCCCTGCTCGACCTCGACCAGTACTCGATCCGGCAGTGGGTGGGTGCGCCGTTCGTCGCGCTGGACAACTACGTCGAGGCGGTGTCCGCCTCGCACCTGCCGCACGCCATCGGCGTCAGCCTCGGTTACGCGCTGCTCGCCACCGTCCTCACCCTGCCGCTCGGTGTCGCCGCCGCACTCGCCACCCACGACCGGTTCCGGGGCCGGGCACTGGTCCGGTCGATCTTCCTGATCCCGTACGTCCTGCCGGCGTTCGTGGTCGGCACGGTGTGGCGGATCATCCTGCAACCCGACGGGGTGGCCAACGCCGCACTCGGGCAGCTCGGGTTCGCGCCCGGACTCTGGCTCAACGGTCCACGCAGCTTCTGGGCCCTGGTCATCGTGCAGGTCTGGACCGCGTGGCCGCTGGTCTACCTGCTGGCGGTCTCCGGGCTGCACACCGTCGACCCGGTCGTGCACGAGGCCGCCGCGCTCGACGGGGCCGGCTGGTGGGCCAAGCTCCGCTACGTCATCGGGCCCTACCTGCGCGGGCCGGTCTCGCTGGCGCTGGTCATCTCGTTCCTGCACCACGTCAACAACTTCACCCTCCCGTTCGTCCTGTTCGGGGTGCCGGCACCGCGTGACGTCGAGGTCCTGCCGGTGCTGACGTACGTGGAGAGCTTCCAGAACTTCCGGTTCGGGCTCAGCGCGGCGATGGCGGTCCTGTCGCTGGTGCTGGTCGCCATCCCGATCGCGGTCTACCTGCGAGCCGTCCGACTCGACACCGGAGACGAGGGGCGTACGCCATGA
- a CDS encoding carbohydrate ABC transporter permease, producing MTTRTRATRSAEITRLLPGPLRALVLAVLLLLVGAPLLYMFLASINSDLSVAAGEFLPRSPDFGNYRRIWSTTDLGPGLVNSVLVAGAVAVVCALVSIVSAYVLVRVAFRGRIAILRGLLALQTIPGTLMLLPVFVLFASAATVLGVPVIGTRWALWLTYLTFGLPFSTWVMVTYLRGLPRELDEAARVDGASSWRVLTRIIVPLSWPGLAVSGIFAFLLGWNDVLFASVLTNPDTRTAAVSLQIFGATQEGGAIPVYGQLMAAALICAVPVVVLYLFFQRYLISGLTTGGVK from the coding sequence ATGACCACCCGTACCCGGGCCACCCGGTCGGCGGAGATCACCCGGCTGCTGCCCGGCCCGCTGCGCGCCCTCGTCCTCGCGGTCCTGTTGCTGCTGGTCGGGGCGCCGCTGCTCTACATGTTCCTTGCCTCGATCAACTCGGACCTCTCCGTCGCCGCCGGTGAGTTCCTGCCGCGCAGCCCGGACTTCGGCAACTACCGGCGGATCTGGTCCACCACCGACCTCGGCCCCGGACTGGTCAACAGCGTGCTGGTGGCCGGCGCCGTCGCGGTGGTCTGCGCCCTGGTCTCGATCGTCAGCGCGTACGTGCTGGTCCGGGTCGCGTTCCGGGGCCGGATCGCCATCCTGCGGGGTCTGCTCGCGTTGCAGACCATTCCCGGCACGCTCATGCTCCTGCCGGTCTTCGTGCTGTTCGCCAGCGCCGCGACGGTCCTCGGGGTCCCGGTGATCGGCACCCGGTGGGCGCTGTGGCTCACGTACCTGACCTTCGGGCTGCCGTTCTCGACCTGGGTCATGGTCACCTACCTGCGCGGCCTGCCCCGCGAGCTGGACGAGGCGGCACGGGTCGACGGGGCCTCGTCATGGCGGGTGCTGACCCGGATCATCGTCCCGCTGAGCTGGCCCGGACTCGCCGTCTCCGGCATCTTCGCCTTCCTGCTCGGCTGGAACGACGTCCTGTTCGCCTCCGTACTGACCAATCCCGACACCCGTACGGCGGCGGTGTCGCTCCAGATCTTCGGCGCCACCCAGGAGGGCGGTGCGATCCCGGTCTACGGCCAGCTCATGGCGGCGGCGCTGATCTGCGCCGTACCGGTGGTCGTGCTCTACCTCTTCTTCCAGCGCTACCTGATCAGCGGCCTCACCACGGGCGGGGTGAAATGA
- a CDS encoding Gfo/Idh/MocA family protein — MNGGATDPPAPIDVAIVGAGIIGANHAAAVDRHPRLRVAALVDPDEAASGELARRIAERTGTGPPGRYPNLADALADRPIGLVAICTPSGLHAPIAEQAVAAGAHVVIEKPLDVTLRRARRLADAATDARSRGLVVSVVSQHRFDPASVAVADAVAAGQLGPITSAVASVPWWRDQGYYDSADWRGTWAYDGGGALMNQGVHTVDLLLWLLGRPVEVSAQTARLAHHGIEVEDVAVATVRFASGALAVLHATTAAYPGLGMRLQVHGTRGSAVIHDDQLEYFHVAGDTDDRPPRRPPNQAAERVPVGDLRGAPKSEDGFVLGHLRQYQDVVDAIDQRRPPGVTVEDGLLSLAVVEAVYRSAALARPVAVADVLAGAFDDLPYVTGGTVPVPAGEAGPR; from the coding sequence ATGAACGGCGGCGCCACCGACCCACCCGCCCCGATCGACGTCGCGATCGTCGGCGCAGGCATCATCGGCGCCAACCACGCGGCGGCCGTCGACCGGCACCCCCGCCTGCGGGTCGCCGCCCTGGTCGACCCGGACGAGGCGGCCAGCGGCGAACTGGCCCGGCGCATTGCCGAGCGCACCGGAACCGGGCCGCCAGGCCGCTACCCGAACCTCGCCGACGCCCTCGCCGACCGCCCGATCGGCCTGGTCGCGATCTGTACGCCGAGCGGTCTGCACGCCCCGATCGCCGAGCAGGCGGTGGCCGCGGGCGCCCACGTGGTGATCGAGAAACCGTTGGACGTGACCCTGCGCCGGGCCAGGAGGCTGGCCGACGCCGCCACCGACGCGCGGTCCCGGGGACTCGTCGTCTCCGTGGTGAGCCAGCACCGCTTCGACCCGGCCAGCGTGGCGGTCGCCGATGCCGTCGCCGCCGGGCAGCTCGGGCCGATCACCTCCGCGGTGGCGTCCGTACCGTGGTGGCGCGACCAGGGCTACTACGACTCGGCCGACTGGCGCGGCACCTGGGCGTACGACGGCGGTGGTGCGCTGATGAACCAGGGCGTGCACACCGTGGACCTGCTCCTCTGGCTGCTCGGGCGACCGGTCGAGGTTTCCGCGCAGACCGCCAGGCTGGCCCACCACGGGATCGAGGTCGAGGACGTGGCGGTCGCCACCGTCCGGTTCGCGTCCGGGGCCCTGGCCGTGCTGCACGCGACCACGGCGGCGTATCCGGGTCTGGGGATGCGGCTCCAGGTGCACGGCACCCGTGGTTCCGCGGTCATCCACGACGACCAGCTCGAATATTTCCACGTCGCGGGCGACACCGACGACCGTCCGCCCCGACGGCCACCCAACCAGGCAGCCGAACGGGTCCCGGTCGGTGACCTGCGCGGCGCACCCAAATCGGAGGACGGTTTCGTGCTCGGTCACCTGCGCCAGTACCAGGACGTCGTCGACGCGATCGACCAGCGGCGACCACCCGGTGTCACGGTCGAGGACGGGCTCCTGTCGCTCGCCGTGGTCGAGGCGGTCTACCGGTCCGCCGCACTGGCCCGCCCGGTCGCGGTCGCCGACGTACTCGCCGGTGCCTTCGACGACCTGCCGTACGTCACCGGCGGCACGGTGCCGGTCCCGGCCGGGGAGGCGGGGCCGCGATGA
- a CDS encoding sugar phosphate isomerase/epimerase family protein gives MRFSVFTASTPEWTPTQAANALAAQGWDGIEWRVTDQEPSAEPGFWAGNRATWPLQGLEDHLAEIARITRSAGLDYSGLGGYVRCGERADVERMLAATAALGAGRVRVTMPALGTGRYPELFDATRRDLDWAAGRAAAYGVSVLVELHHRTIVASSSAAIRLVEGLDPARVGVIHDVGNLVIEGHEDYLAAFEMLGPYLAHVHVKNVAWRPVGQRPDGATEWAEDWAPLRDGQADLDAYFEALAAIGYDGWVTVEDFSTAQPLAERTRDNLAYLREVADRARTGHPAR, from the coding sequence ATGAGGTTCTCCGTTTTCACCGCGTCGACCCCGGAGTGGACACCGACCCAGGCGGCGAACGCCCTGGCGGCACAGGGTTGGGACGGCATCGAGTGGCGGGTCACCGACCAGGAGCCGTCGGCCGAGCCGGGCTTCTGGGCCGGCAACCGGGCCACCTGGCCGCTACAGGGGCTGGAGGACCACCTGGCCGAGATAGCCAGGATCACCCGGTCGGCCGGACTCGACTACTCCGGCCTCGGCGGGTACGTGCGCTGCGGCGAGCGGGCGGACGTGGAGCGGATGCTGGCCGCCACCGCCGCTCTCGGCGCCGGCCGGGTACGGGTGACGATGCCGGCGCTCGGCACCGGCCGGTACCCGGAGCTGTTCGACGCCACCCGCCGCGATCTGGACTGGGCCGCCGGTCGGGCCGCCGCGTACGGGGTCAGCGTGCTGGTCGAGCTGCACCACCGGACCATCGTGGCGTCGTCGTCGGCCGCGATCCGGCTGGTCGAGGGGCTGGACCCGGCCCGGGTCGGGGTGATCCACGACGTCGGCAACCTGGTCATCGAGGGGCACGAGGACTACCTGGCGGCGTTCGAGATGCTGGGTCCGTACCTCGCCCACGTGCACGTCAAGAACGTCGCCTGGCGGCCGGTGGGTCAGCGGCCGGACGGGGCGACCGAGTGGGCGGAGGACTGGGCGCCGCTGCGGGACGGGCAGGCGGACCTGGACGCGTACTTCGAGGCGCTGGCGGCGATCGGGTACGACGGGTGGGTGACGGTCGAGGACTTCTCCACCGCCCAGCCGCTCGCCGAACGTACCCGTGACAACCTGGCGTACCTGCGGGAGGTCGCCGACCGGGCACGTACCGGCCATCCCGCGCGGTAG
- a CDS encoding glycosyltransferase 87 family protein codes for MPWRRAASMWSLFGVIAVVSSVLVLRRPDWDRLSDLHIYYGAAQTVEAARPLYEYAAANGGPFTYPPFAMLLLRPMVALPESAVQVIWLVGTIAAVAAIAATVRGAFPVAPPHRQLVVAAIACAVLVSAPAQSNLRFGQVSMFIVLLALVDAVGLTPSRYRGVLVGVAAAIKLTPLLFVVFFLVSRRYRDAARALGAFVGCAVLAAVVLPTDSWTYWTGMMLETSRIGNLASLGNQSVHGMLMRVGVSPETLPLLWAALVALVCGTALLRARSLQLDNQPVRAAVLVGCATVVASPVSWTHHQVWTVLAAMLLVAARGVLRRVAGAALLVVTVFSLGALLDDVSTFPGLQFLLENARALGAVTVCLAGFGGIAVVAVGTARRPAGQRRGWLRAVTAVTATLACFAVLPLPAGADPTFKAYTVTDADNPRYFYYCRDVAGCAAPSAGAAVRFGVVREKTKVRVNGVVDESVTRLEYRSAPGGAPRVIPLLDLHPGQREFSFRSANMAHGRLVAYGADGRELASFTDELNP; via the coding sequence ATGCCATGGCGTAGGGCTGCTTCGATGTGGTCGCTCTTCGGCGTGATCGCCGTCGTGTCGTCGGTGCTGGTGTTGCGCCGGCCGGACTGGGACCGACTGTCCGACCTGCACATCTACTACGGAGCGGCGCAGACCGTCGAAGCCGCCCGCCCGCTGTACGAGTACGCCGCGGCCAACGGTGGGCCGTTCACCTACCCGCCGTTCGCGATGCTGCTGCTGCGCCCGATGGTGGCGTTGCCGGAGTCCGCCGTACAGGTGATCTGGTTGGTCGGGACGATCGCGGCGGTGGCCGCCATCGCCGCGACGGTGCGTGGCGCGTTCCCCGTCGCGCCCCCGCACCGCCAGCTCGTCGTCGCCGCCATCGCCTGCGCGGTGCTGGTCTCCGCACCGGCGCAGAGCAACCTGCGGTTCGGCCAGGTCAGCATGTTCATCGTGCTGCTCGCCCTGGTCGACGCGGTGGGGCTCACCCCGTCGCGTTACCGGGGCGTGCTGGTCGGCGTCGCCGCCGCGATCAAACTGACCCCGCTGCTGTTCGTGGTCTTCTTCCTGGTCTCGCGCCGGTACCGGGACGCCGCCCGTGCGCTCGGTGCGTTCGTGGGCTGCGCCGTCCTCGCTGCGGTCGTGCTGCCCACCGACAGTTGGACGTACTGGACCGGGATGATGTTGGAGACGTCCCGGATCGGCAACCTCGCCTCACTGGGCAACCAGTCCGTGCACGGCATGCTGATGCGGGTCGGGGTGTCCCCGGAGACGCTGCCGCTGCTCTGGGCCGCGCTGGTTGCCCTGGTCTGCGGCACCGCCCTGCTGCGGGCCCGGAGCCTCCAGTTGGACAACCAACCGGTACGCGCCGCGGTCCTGGTCGGCTGCGCCACGGTGGTCGCCTCCCCGGTGTCGTGGACCCACCACCAGGTCTGGACGGTGCTCGCGGCGATGCTCCTGGTCGCCGCCCGGGGCGTGCTGCGCCGGGTCGCCGGGGCGGCCCTGCTGGTGGTGACGGTGTTCAGTCTCGGTGCGCTGCTGGACGACGTGTCGACCTTCCCCGGCCTCCAGTTTCTGCTGGAGAACGCCCGGGCCCTCGGTGCGGTCACCGTCTGCCTGGCCGGCTTCGGCGGGATCGCCGTGGTCGCGGTCGGCACCGCCCGTCGGCCTGCCGGTCAGCGTCGCGGCTGGCTGCGGGCGGTCACCGCGGTCACGGCCACGCTGGCGTGTTTCGCCGTACTGCCGCTGCCGGCGGGGGCCGACCCGACGTTCAAGGCGTACACCGTGACGGACGCGGACAACCCGCGCTACTTCTACTACTGCCGGGACGTCGCGGGATGCGCCGCCCCGTCGGCCGGCGCCGCGGTCCGCTTCGGCGTCGTCCGGGAGAAGACGAAGGTACGGGTGAACGGCGTCGTCGACGAATCCGTCACCCGGCTCGAATACCGGTCCGCGCCCGGCGGTGCGCCCCGGGTGATCCCGCTGCTCGACCTCCATCCGGGGCAACGGGAGTTCTCGTTCCGCAGCGCGAACATGGCCCACGGGCGGTTGGTCGCGTACGGGGCCGACGGGCGGGAGCTGGCGAGCTTCACCGACGAACTCAACCCGTAG
- a CDS encoding maleylpyruvate isomerase family mycothiol-dependent enzyme: MSGAVTQDQWQAARGALRDAGDRFVDLISGARGETPVTPHWTVAQMTAHVAATARLYASMVEPDPVPLPVPGLGERLQSTTVDTVADLNEVFLAHFTERDLAVLGEQLRADIDHILRVTADRDHTAGIDWLGGSYPPLAGILAHLVNELMIHGWDIARVRRVPWEIPPAYAGLYLDLFVMGMLGDGYDHGRLLDNDEPPRERRIAVEFRSRYTTPVTVVLHKGLVTSEPPGSAPDIRLSFNPVTLNLLMFGRVGTARALLSRGVAVTGPRPWLLPTFLRTLRAPGPLRAPAA; this comes from the coding sequence GTGTCCGGAGCGGTGACGCAGGACCAGTGGCAGGCCGCTCGGGGCGCATTGCGTGACGCCGGAGACCGGTTCGTCGACCTGATCTCCGGGGCGCGGGGCGAGACACCGGTGACCCCGCACTGGACGGTCGCGCAGATGACGGCCCACGTCGCGGCGACCGCCCGGCTCTACGCCTCGATGGTCGAGCCCGATCCCGTCCCGCTGCCGGTCCCCGGACTCGGCGAGCGGCTACAGAGCACCACCGTGGACACCGTCGCAGACCTCAACGAGGTGTTCCTCGCGCACTTCACCGAGCGCGACCTGGCCGTGCTCGGCGAGCAGCTACGGGCCGACATCGACCACATCCTTCGGGTGACCGCCGACCGGGATCACACGGCCGGGATCGACTGGCTCGGCGGATCGTACCCACCCCTGGCCGGGATCCTCGCCCACCTGGTCAACGAGCTGATGATCCACGGCTGGGACATCGCCCGCGTCCGGCGGGTGCCGTGGGAGATCCCGCCCGCGTACGCCGGTCTGTACCTCGACCTGTTCGTCATGGGCATGCTCGGCGACGGTTATGACCACGGACGGCTGCTGGACAACGACGAGCCGCCGCGGGAGCGTCGGATCGCGGTCGAGTTCCGCTCCCGGTACACCACCCCGGTCACGGTCGTGCTGCACAAGGGTCTGGTGACCTCCGAACCGCCCGGATCCGCTCCGGACATCCGGCTGTCGTTCAACCCGGTCACCCTCAACCTGCTGATGTTCGGCCGGGTCGGAACGGCGCGGGCGCTGCTCAGCAGGGGAGTGGCCGTCACCGGTCCCCGCCCCTGGCTGCTGCCGACCTTCCTGCGTACGCTGCGCGCGCCCGGCCCCCTGCGCGCACCCGCCGCCTGA